Below is a window of Terriglobia bacterium DNA.
GGTGAACCACCTAGGAATCTATAGAAAACGAAGTTTATTCCGCATTTCCACCCAAATTATTGAAACAAAATAGCTTATAGTTGCAGCGCGCCATGGCCGAAGTTGCGCCCGCCTTACCGGGCAAGTAACTCAAGGGCAAGTCCTTAGGGTATATGGCCGAGAGCGCCCATTACTTAAATAATATGTAATGGACGTGTAAAGAGTACCATTATGGGACGGGATAAGAACTTCCTAATCCCATGTGGACTTGCTATGCGTCGACTCAATCCTCGAGAGATTGTGAATTCGGGGTTACAAGGAAGGTTCCCTAATGATCGACATTATTATTGCAATTGCGATTCTGCTAGGCTCGGCTCCCGTAGGCGATGCAGGCGGTCTTCCAATACCGCAGGCCCCGCCGCGCGCTGACTAAGAAGTTAAGAAACAGGAATGAAACCCAGGCTGCTTACGTTTGATTCGGTGCTCTTGTACGCCATCATCTTTTGCCAGATGGTGGCGTGCTTCGCCATAATCAAACGAAAGGAGTTTTTCAAGCACTGGAAGGTCTTCAGTTATTACCTGTTCTACATGGCGAGTGCTTCGATCTTCGCCGTTGCCGCCTACCAATTTGGAAGCCTCGAATTTTACGTTGTCACCTACTCGGTCTTCGACTTCATTGAAGCGATCCTAATTAACCTGGTTTTGCTGGAGATCCTGGTCAAGGTGCTGGATCCCTTTGAATCCCTGCCCGGGCGCACGGTAGCCCGCTTCTGTTTCTGGGCGGTGCTGGGAATTTCTGGAGCGGTTGCTCTTTCCGTCCTGACGCCAACCGGCCATCTTTCCCGCCTGATTGAAGTTCCGCTCACCATTGAACGCACGATCTATCTGGCGGATGCTTCCCTGCTCTGGATCCTGCTGGTGCAGTCAAAATCGTTCGGCATAACGTGGAAATCTTCCATCGCCGAGATTTCAATCGGCTTCATCCTATATCTGACAGTGCAAGGGACCACGCGCTTTATGGTGAGCATTTATACCGGCCGCATGTTGCAGAGTATCTCCAGTGTAGTTGGGCAGGTTGGCTTCCTGATTGCGCTGCTCGGCTGGATATGGACGATTACGCATCGCGATCTGCTGGATGCGCCGCTCTCGTCAGAGGCCGTGGCAAAAATCCAGCAGCCGCACGCGGAAGATGAAAGTGTGGCCAAGGAAAGAATTTTTGCCGCAGTTGGGATCAAAGTGAACAAGCCGGAAACCCCTGACAATACTGCCGGCCAGGAATGTGGCGCCAGCCTGCCTTAAGTTTCAATTTCAGCCGATCAACGCTAAGTTTGCGGACTCTCTTTAGGGTCCTGTATCCGGCCTTTCCATTCGCCGCCGCGTCCTCTCCAATATTTCCACGCTGAGTGGAACGTAGCTCCCACGTAGAAGACCACCGCCACGGGCAGAGCCAGCGCCCACAAAGGATTGAGACGGTAAAGGCGCAGCACCGGCCAATAACTGAGGACCATCAACAGCCATGCCGCGCCGCCCAGAGCGGCAGGAGTAATGCGATGTGCGGCAAAGACAAGCACGGGCGGAAGCAGGTATGTGGCTGCCATTCCGACAATCGACAATAGCAGCAAAAGATTTGAGTGGCGAAGCTGGTTGAAGGCGCTACGGGAGATCATGCGGCCGATGCCGGAAAAGCCATCATAGGGACGAATGCTGCGCGTGGCGCCGGAAGCGCCAAGCCATAGTCGTCCGCCATTGCCTTTGACGCGCGCCGCGAGCGAGCAGTCGTCGATCACTTCCTGCCGAATGGCCGCGATGCCGCCGGCTTTTTCCAGCGCTGCGGGACGGATGAGAATGCATCCCCCGGCCGCTCCGGCTTCAGAACGGCGTGGATTAGAGATCCACGCGGGCGGATAAAGTTTGAAGAAAAAATAGACGAAGGCCGGGATCAGGAGTTTTTCCGCCACAGACTGGCAGTGCAGCTTGACCATGAATGACGCCATGTCAAATGGGCCAGCCTGGGCAATGGAAACCAGCGTGTCGACGCTATCCGGCGCGTGCTC
It encodes the following:
- a CDS encoding glycosyltransferase yields the protein MLIAAGVFSLLIWAYLVLARGGFWRIYPASASLLSAGNNSSTNPAQGNPVKIAVIIPARDEADVVGRTIRSLLQQCGPNTLHIFLVDDASTDGTAQAARAAAIAEDQAQNLTVVAGRPLPPGWSGKLWAIQQGIEQAMKTAPDFFLFTDADIEHAPDSVDTLVSIAQAGPFDMASFMVKLHCQSVAEKLLIPAFVYFFFKLYPPAWISNPRRSEAGAAGGCILIRPAALEKAGGIAAIRQEVIDDCSLAARVKGNGGRLWLGASGATRSIRPYDGFSGIGRMISRSAFNQLRHSNLLLLLSIVGMAATYLLPPVLVFAAHRITPAALGGAAWLLMVLSYWPVLRLYRLNPLWALALPVAVVFYVGATFHSAWKYWRGRGGEWKGRIQDPKESPQT